The genomic interval CTCTCCTCATATAAAGAGGTGCGGATATTTGATTTGATACAAGTATTTTATTATTTATAAAAAAAGGCGAATTTCATTAGAAATTCGCCTTTTTTAGATTTTATAGAGTGATAAATTAAGACTGCATATTCCTGATGAGTGTCTTAATTTTTGATGCCAGTTTGGCTACCTCTGCAATGGCTTCCGCTGATTGTTCTGTCGCTTGAGCAGATTCTGCTGATATTTGATTAATCTCTTCAGTTGCTCTGTTGATTTCTTCACTTGTTGCGGACTGCTGTTCCGCGGCTGTTGCTATGCCGTGAATCTGGTCAGCGGACGCTTCAACCATATCAACTATTTCATTTAAAGCTTTTCCTGATTTGGCTACAAGGTCAGTCGATTCAACAATAGATCCGACAGCAGTATCCGTTGCCGTGATATTTGTGCGAGTGCTGGTTTGGATCGATTTAATCGCCTCGCCGACCTGTTTTGTGGCATCCATGGTTTTTTCAGCCAGCTTACGGACTTCATCCGCAACAACTGCAAATCCACGTCCTGCTTCACCTGCTCTGGCTGCTTCAATCGCTGCATTAAGTGCCAATAAGTTTGTCTGATCTGCAATGTCGGTAATAACATTCATTACAGAGCCTATCGCTTCGGTTTGAACTCCAAGCTGTTCCATGCTTGACCTAAGTTCTTCAGAATTTGTCTCAAGAGCTTTTATAGAGATAACTACCTGGCCTACTAAATTTTGTCCTTCAACCGCTTTAGCTTTAGTTACTTTTGCATTTTCGGATGCTTCACCTGCATTGCGGGCAACTTCAAGGACTGTTGAGTTCATTTCTTCCATTGCAGTTGCTGTTTCACTTGCTCTTGCCTGCTGAGTTTCAGCACCTCTGCGTGATTGCTCAACCTGTGCAGCCAGTTCTTCTGCGGCGGAGGAAAGCTGATCGGATATGCCGTCAGCTTCGCGCGCAGTTTCTGCAATTTTTTCACTCTGTGCAGTAATAGCCTGTTCGTTTTCTTTGATGGTTGTCACATCATTCATAATCATGAATGCGCCGATAAGTTTGCCATCAAGGTCATGCAACGGCGCAATGTCTATTACTGCAAAGAACTGTTTGCCGCTTTTATTTTCTGCGGATATTTCGATATTTGTCTTGTTCTGATTATTACGGATGCAATCTGCGATGGTCTCAGTAATAGTCGAATGATTCAGCAAATTATGGACGGAGGTTCCAATATACTCGTTTAGTGTTCCGGAATAGCCGAACTGATCAAGCAAGTGTTGGTTGATGAAAGTGATATTTTCATCAAGGTCTACAACTACACATGGAAGTGTTAAACCGTTTAGCAGACCACTTGAAAAACCAAGTTTGTGTTTGAGTTCTAAAACCATGCTTTTAACCGAAGCAATCGTTTCACCTACAACATCATCTGCTCCATATTCGAGATCTGAATCGTAATCGCCTTTTGATACTTTAGCCGTGAATTTTGAAAGGCTGTGCAGCGGTTTTGTCGTGTATTTAATAAGGAGCAGGAGGATAATCACTGAGACGAAAAGGGCTATAACTGCAATGACTATATTGGTAATGAAAATGTCTTTATCAACACCATGAGTCATCTCTTCTTTATTCATTATGAATGCGAAGGACCAGTTCCACGGTTTAAAGAGAGTGACGAAGGCAACTTTTTCTTTTCCATCTTTAGTATAGCGGACAAGTCCATCAGTTGCTTGTTCAAATTTGTCCCAGTAAGGTTCACCAGATAAGTTATTACCTTTCATTGTGGGATGGAGAAGTATTTCACCTTTCTTATTGAAAATGGTTGCATAACCCGTCCCACCGACATTAGCAGTGCTTACTGATTTTTCGAACGCAGGGGTTATAATTTTGCGCCCTACGAATATCACACTGACAATTTTCCCTCTAAGGTTTTGTAAAGGTTTGTAGGCAGTAATGTACCATCCGTTTACTACATATGCCATACCGTAATATGTTTTACCTTCCATTACAGCTTTATAGACTGGGCTGCTGGAAGGAATATATGTTCCTGTTGCGCGGTTTCCGTCAGTCTTTAAAACATTAGTGGAAACTCTTAAAAGTTTATCAGGTAGAACTTGAAAGACTGTAGCCGTTCCGCCTACTGTTTTT from Desulfovibrio gilichinskyi carries:
- a CDS encoding methyl-accepting chemotaxis protein, giving the protein MFKKLSFQAKLMLGAVAIVMATIISMTTINLYKVQTSLNILGETSMASIAEGVHSLMEMQNDIILDKVKADIDIMDKRIFSLGFPKLNKRAPLNVTITNQVTKQSENVTIPSLEFGGIVMNGSFDIVDDLQKTVGGTATVFQVLPDKLLRVSTNVLKTDGNRATGTYIPSSSPVYKAVMEGKTYYGMAYVVNGWYITAYKPLQNLRGKIVSVIFVGRKIITPAFEKSVSTANVGGTGYATIFNKKGEILLHPTMKGNNLSGEPYWDKFEQATDGLVRYTKDGKEKVAFVTLFKPWNWSFAFIMNKEEMTHGVDKDIFITNIVIAVIALFVSVIILLLLIKYTTKPLHSLSKFTAKVSKGDYDSDLEYGADDVVGETIASVKSMVLELKHKLGFSSGLLNGLTLPCVVVDLDENITFINQHLLDQFGYSGTLNEYIGTSVHNLLNHSTITETIADCIRNNQNKTNIEISAENKSGKQFFAVIDIAPLHDLDGKLIGAFMIMNDVTTIKENEQAITAQSEKIAETAREADGISDQLSSAAEELAAQVEQSRRGAETQQARASETATAMEEMNSTVLEVARNAGEASENAKVTKAKAVEGQNLVGQVVISIKALETNSEELRSSMEQLGVQTEAIGSVMNVITDIADQTNLLALNAAIEAARAGEAGRGFAVVADEVRKLAEKTMDATKQVGEAIKSIQTSTRTNITATDTAVGSIVESTDLVAKSGKALNEIVDMVEASADQIHGIATAAEQQSATSEEINRATEEINQISAESAQATEQSAEAIAEVAKLASKIKTLIRNMQS